One region of Malania oleifera isolate guangnan ecotype guangnan chromosome 6, ASM2987363v1, whole genome shotgun sequence genomic DNA includes:
- the LOC131157835 gene encoding translocase of chloroplast 90, chloroplastic isoform X3, which translates to MKSPTTKENRLYLSAQQVPVEEDSHRSLHCSDRKKLDPLARIEGLQIKFLRLLRRLGLSQDNLVVAKVLYRLQLATLIRARESDLKRANLRSDRTRVIAAEQEAAGFPELDFPVRILVLGKTGVGKSATINSIFDQRKAMTSAFQPATDRVQEVVGDVNGIKFSIIDTPGLLPSSTSNMRRNRKTLLSVRRFIRKSPPDIVLYFERLDLVNFGNGDFPLLKLITDVFGSEIWFNTILVMTHSSSALPEGPTGYPVSYESHVAQCTELVQHYIHQAVSDSKLENLVLLVENHPHCRTNVMGEKILPNGQVWKSHFLLLSVCYKVLSDANAVLDFQDSFELGPVSGARSPSLPHLLSSLLRHRSLSSSSETGNENDETLTSELEDEDEYDQLPPIRILTKSQFAKLTNSQKKDYLDELDYRETLYLKKQLKEESRRKSESKLAQDEGSANDDISDNQEASPEAVLLPDMAVPPNFDSDCPVHRYRCLVTTDRWLLRPVLDPHGWDHDVGFDGINLEAAVETKKNVLASVTGQISKDKQDFIIQSECSAAYANPRWPTYGMGLDAQSAGKDLICTVHSSAKVRNLKHNITECAVSVTSFGNKYYVGGKLEDTIAVGKRLKFVMNFGQMVGLEQVAYGGSLEATLRGRDYPVKNDFVSLTMTALSFNKEMVISGSFQSDFRLNRGTKMSFNANLNNRKMGQICVKTSSNEHMGIALIALISILRALFRRKATSELDKQTLEKG; encoded by the coding sequence GAAAATCGGCTTTATTTGTCTGCACAACAAGTTCCAGTTGAAGAAGATTCTCATCGGTCTCTTCATTGTAGTGACAGAAAAAAGTTGGATCCATTGGCTAGGATTGAGGGTCTCCAAATTAAGTTCTTGCGTCTTCTTCGACGGCTTGGGCTATCACAGGACAATCTTGTGGTGGCCAAGGTTTTGTATCGGTTACAGCTGGCAACTTTGATAAGAGCAAGGGAATCCGATCTGAAAAGAGCTAATCTAAGAAGTGATAGAACTAGAGTAATAGCGGCAGAACAGGAGGCAGCTGGCTTTCCTGAACTGGATTTTCCAGTTAGAATTCTTGTCCTGGGAAAGACGGGGGTTGGCAAGAGCGCAACCATAAATTCTATTTTCGACCAAAGAAAGGCAATGACTAGTGCATTTCAACCCGCCACTGATCGCGTCCAAGAGGTAGTGGGAGATGTCAATGGGATAAAGTTCTCTATTATTGATACCCCAGGCCTATTGCCTTCCTCTACGAGTAATATGAGAAGAAATAGAAAGACTCTGCTGTCTGTGAGGAGATTCATCAGAAAATCCCCTCCAGACATTGTTTTATATTTTGAACGCCTTGATCTCGTTAACTTTGGTAATGGTGACTTTCCTCTTTTGAAGCTTATAACTGATGTTTTTGGTTCTGAAATTTGGTTCAACACAATCCTTGTAATGACCCATTCTTCCTCAGCTCTTCCTGAAGGGCCTACTGGGTATCCTGTCAGTTATGAATCTCATGTTGCGCAGTGCACCGAACTGGTGCAACACTATATACACCAAGCTGTGTCAGATTCCAAACTTGAAAATCTTGTGCTTTTGGTGGAAAATCACCCTCACTGCAGGACAAATGTGATGGGGGAGAAAATTCTTCCTAATGGGCAGGTTTGGAAGTCTCACTTCTTGTTACTATCTGTTTGTTACAAAGTTCTTAGTGACGCTAATGCTGTCTTGGATTTTCAAGACAGCTTCGAACTTGGGCCAGTGAGTGGTGCTCGGTCGCCTTCGCTGCCTCATCTTCTCTCATCTCTTCTGCGGCATCGCTCCCTGTCAAGCTCTAGTGAAACAGGCAATGAGAATGACGAGACTTTAACATCAGAACTAGAGGATGAAGATGAGTATGATCAGTTACCTCCAATTCGTATCCTGACAAAATCGCAGTTTGCAAAGTTGACGAACTCTCAGAAGAAGGACTATCTTGATGAGCTGGATTACCGGGAAACACTTTATTTGAAGAAACAGTTGAAAGAAGAGTCTCGGAGGAAGAGCGAGAGCAAGCTTGCTCAAGATGAAGGTTCTGCCAATGATGATATTTCTGATAACCAGGAAGCATCTCCAGAGGCTGTTTTGTTACCAGATATGGCAGTTCCTCCAAATTTTGACTCAGATTGCCCTGTACACAGATATCGATGCCTTGTTACAACTGACCGGTGGCTTCTGAGACCCGTTCTTGATCCCCACGGATGGGATCATGATGTGGGCTTCGATGGAATAAATTTGGAGGCAGCTGTGGAAACAAAGAAGAATGTCCTGGCCTCTGTCACAGGACAGATAAGCAAGGACAAGCAAGATTTCATCATTCAGTCCGAGTGTTCTGCAGCCTATGCCAATCCAAGGTGGCCCACATATGGCATGGGTCTTGATGCTCAGTCAGCTGGTAAAGATTTGATCTGTACTGTTCATAGTAGTGCAAAGGTTAGGAACTTGAAACACAATATCACAGAATGTGCAGTTTCTGTGACATCTTTTGGGAACAAGTATTATGTTGGGGGCAAGCTCGAAGATACCATTGCGGTTGGTAAGAGACTGAAGTTTGTAATGAATTTTGGTCAAATGGTTGGTCTTGAGCAAGTGGCGTATGGTGGGAGTCTCGAAGCCACTTTGAGAGGGAGAGACTATCCTGTGAAGAATGATTTTGTCAGCCTGACAATGACAGCCTTATCCTTTAATAAAGAAATGGTAATAAGTGGAAGTTTTCAGTCTGACTTTCGGCTGAACCGAGGCACAAAAATGTCATTTAATGCTAATTTAAATAACAGGAAAATGGGGCAAATCTGTGTAAAGACAAGCAGCAATGAGCATATGGGAATTGCTTTGATTGCATTAATCTCAATTTTGAGGGCTCTGTTTAGGAGAAAGGCAACCAGTGAATTAGACAAGCAAACACTGGAGAAAGGATAA
- the LOC131157835 gene encoding translocase of chloroplast 90, chloroplastic isoform X2: MRGIKDWVLSQLLSPSFASSRPMPSSDSFFNVEPLDEESNDQVHPVDLVGRPESDDSSCYSNNDQENRLYLSAQQVPVEEDSHRSLHCSDRKKLDPLARIEGLQIKFLRLLRRLGLSQDNLVVAKVLYRLQLATLIRARESDLKRANLRSDRTRVIAAEQEAAGFPELDFPVRILVLGKTGVGKSATINSIFDQRKAMTSAFQPATDRVQEVVGDVNGIKFSIIDTPGLLPSSTSNMRRNRKTLLSVRRFIRKSPPDIVLYFERLDLVNFGNGDFPLLKLITDVFGSEIWFNTILVMTHSSSALPEGPTGYPVSYESHVAQCTELVQHYIHQAVSDSKLENLVLLVENHPHCRTNVMGEKILPNGQVWKSHFLLLSVCYKVLSDANAVLDFQDSFELGPVSGARSPSLPHLLSSLLRHRSLSSSSETGNENDETLTSELEDEDEYDQLPPIRILTKSQFAKLTNSQKKDYLDELDYRETLYLKKQLKEESRRKSESKLAQDEGSANDDISDNQEASPEAVLLPDMAVPPNFDSDCPVHRYRCLVTTDRWLLRPVLDPHGWDHDVGFDGINLEAAVETKKNVLASVTGQISKDKQDFIIQSECSAAYANPRWPTYGMGLDAQSAGKDLICTVHSSAKVRNLKHNITECAVSVTSFGNKYYVGGKLEDTIAVGKRLKFVMNFGQMVGLEQVAYGGSLEATLRGRDYPVKNDFVSLTMTALSFNKEMVISGSFQSDFRLNRGTKMSFNANLNNRKMGQICVKTSSNEHMGIALIALISILRALFRRKATSELDKQTLEKG; the protein is encoded by the coding sequence TTCACCCTGTCGATCTGGTAGGACGACCTGAATCAGATGATTCATCTTGCTACTCTAATAATGATCAGGAAAATCGGCTTTATTTGTCTGCACAACAAGTTCCAGTTGAAGAAGATTCTCATCGGTCTCTTCATTGTAGTGACAGAAAAAAGTTGGATCCATTGGCTAGGATTGAGGGTCTCCAAATTAAGTTCTTGCGTCTTCTTCGACGGCTTGGGCTATCACAGGACAATCTTGTGGTGGCCAAGGTTTTGTATCGGTTACAGCTGGCAACTTTGATAAGAGCAAGGGAATCCGATCTGAAAAGAGCTAATCTAAGAAGTGATAGAACTAGAGTAATAGCGGCAGAACAGGAGGCAGCTGGCTTTCCTGAACTGGATTTTCCAGTTAGAATTCTTGTCCTGGGAAAGACGGGGGTTGGCAAGAGCGCAACCATAAATTCTATTTTCGACCAAAGAAAGGCAATGACTAGTGCATTTCAACCCGCCACTGATCGCGTCCAAGAGGTAGTGGGAGATGTCAATGGGATAAAGTTCTCTATTATTGATACCCCAGGCCTATTGCCTTCCTCTACGAGTAATATGAGAAGAAATAGAAAGACTCTGCTGTCTGTGAGGAGATTCATCAGAAAATCCCCTCCAGACATTGTTTTATATTTTGAACGCCTTGATCTCGTTAACTTTGGTAATGGTGACTTTCCTCTTTTGAAGCTTATAACTGATGTTTTTGGTTCTGAAATTTGGTTCAACACAATCCTTGTAATGACCCATTCTTCCTCAGCTCTTCCTGAAGGGCCTACTGGGTATCCTGTCAGTTATGAATCTCATGTTGCGCAGTGCACCGAACTGGTGCAACACTATATACACCAAGCTGTGTCAGATTCCAAACTTGAAAATCTTGTGCTTTTGGTGGAAAATCACCCTCACTGCAGGACAAATGTGATGGGGGAGAAAATTCTTCCTAATGGGCAGGTTTGGAAGTCTCACTTCTTGTTACTATCTGTTTGTTACAAAGTTCTTAGTGACGCTAATGCTGTCTTGGATTTTCAAGACAGCTTCGAACTTGGGCCAGTGAGTGGTGCTCGGTCGCCTTCGCTGCCTCATCTTCTCTCATCTCTTCTGCGGCATCGCTCCCTGTCAAGCTCTAGTGAAACAGGCAATGAGAATGACGAGACTTTAACATCAGAACTAGAGGATGAAGATGAGTATGATCAGTTACCTCCAATTCGTATCCTGACAAAATCGCAGTTTGCAAAGTTGACGAACTCTCAGAAGAAGGACTATCTTGATGAGCTGGATTACCGGGAAACACTTTATTTGAAGAAACAGTTGAAAGAAGAGTCTCGGAGGAAGAGCGAGAGCAAGCTTGCTCAAGATGAAGGTTCTGCCAATGATGATATTTCTGATAACCAGGAAGCATCTCCAGAGGCTGTTTTGTTACCAGATATGGCAGTTCCTCCAAATTTTGACTCAGATTGCCCTGTACACAGATATCGATGCCTTGTTACAACTGACCGGTGGCTTCTGAGACCCGTTCTTGATCCCCACGGATGGGATCATGATGTGGGCTTCGATGGAATAAATTTGGAGGCAGCTGTGGAAACAAAGAAGAATGTCCTGGCCTCTGTCACAGGACAGATAAGCAAGGACAAGCAAGATTTCATCATTCAGTCCGAGTGTTCTGCAGCCTATGCCAATCCAAGGTGGCCCACATATGGCATGGGTCTTGATGCTCAGTCAGCTGGTAAAGATTTGATCTGTACTGTTCATAGTAGTGCAAAGGTTAGGAACTTGAAACACAATATCACAGAATGTGCAGTTTCTGTGACATCTTTTGGGAACAAGTATTATGTTGGGGGCAAGCTCGAAGATACCATTGCGGTTGGTAAGAGACTGAAGTTTGTAATGAATTTTGGTCAAATGGTTGGTCTTGAGCAAGTGGCGTATGGTGGGAGTCTCGAAGCCACTTTGAGAGGGAGAGACTATCCTGTGAAGAATGATTTTGTCAGCCTGACAATGACAGCCTTATCCTTTAATAAAGAAATGGTAATAAGTGGAAGTTTTCAGTCTGACTTTCGGCTGAACCGAGGCACAAAAATGTCATTTAATGCTAATTTAAATAACAGGAAAATGGGGCAAATCTGTGTAAAGACAAGCAGCAATGAGCATATGGGAATTGCTTTGATTGCATTAATCTCAATTTTGAGGGCTCTGTTTAGGAGAAAGGCAACCAGTGAATTAGACAAGCAAACACTGGAGAAAGGATAA
- the LOC131157835 gene encoding translocase of chloroplast 90, chloroplastic isoform X1 gives MRGIKDWVLSQLLSPSFASSRPMPSSDSFFNVEPLDEESNDQGSVHPVDLVGRPESDDSSCYSNNDQENRLYLSAQQVPVEEDSHRSLHCSDRKKLDPLARIEGLQIKFLRLLRRLGLSQDNLVVAKVLYRLQLATLIRARESDLKRANLRSDRTRVIAAEQEAAGFPELDFPVRILVLGKTGVGKSATINSIFDQRKAMTSAFQPATDRVQEVVGDVNGIKFSIIDTPGLLPSSTSNMRRNRKTLLSVRRFIRKSPPDIVLYFERLDLVNFGNGDFPLLKLITDVFGSEIWFNTILVMTHSSSALPEGPTGYPVSYESHVAQCTELVQHYIHQAVSDSKLENLVLLVENHPHCRTNVMGEKILPNGQVWKSHFLLLSVCYKVLSDANAVLDFQDSFELGPVSGARSPSLPHLLSSLLRHRSLSSSSETGNENDETLTSELEDEDEYDQLPPIRILTKSQFAKLTNSQKKDYLDELDYRETLYLKKQLKEESRRKSESKLAQDEGSANDDISDNQEASPEAVLLPDMAVPPNFDSDCPVHRYRCLVTTDRWLLRPVLDPHGWDHDVGFDGINLEAAVETKKNVLASVTGQISKDKQDFIIQSECSAAYANPRWPTYGMGLDAQSAGKDLICTVHSSAKVRNLKHNITECAVSVTSFGNKYYVGGKLEDTIAVGKRLKFVMNFGQMVGLEQVAYGGSLEATLRGRDYPVKNDFVSLTMTALSFNKEMVISGSFQSDFRLNRGTKMSFNANLNNRKMGQICVKTSSNEHMGIALIALISILRALFRRKATSELDKQTLEKG, from the coding sequence GTTCAGTTCACCCTGTCGATCTGGTAGGACGACCTGAATCAGATGATTCATCTTGCTACTCTAATAATGATCAGGAAAATCGGCTTTATTTGTCTGCACAACAAGTTCCAGTTGAAGAAGATTCTCATCGGTCTCTTCATTGTAGTGACAGAAAAAAGTTGGATCCATTGGCTAGGATTGAGGGTCTCCAAATTAAGTTCTTGCGTCTTCTTCGACGGCTTGGGCTATCACAGGACAATCTTGTGGTGGCCAAGGTTTTGTATCGGTTACAGCTGGCAACTTTGATAAGAGCAAGGGAATCCGATCTGAAAAGAGCTAATCTAAGAAGTGATAGAACTAGAGTAATAGCGGCAGAACAGGAGGCAGCTGGCTTTCCTGAACTGGATTTTCCAGTTAGAATTCTTGTCCTGGGAAAGACGGGGGTTGGCAAGAGCGCAACCATAAATTCTATTTTCGACCAAAGAAAGGCAATGACTAGTGCATTTCAACCCGCCACTGATCGCGTCCAAGAGGTAGTGGGAGATGTCAATGGGATAAAGTTCTCTATTATTGATACCCCAGGCCTATTGCCTTCCTCTACGAGTAATATGAGAAGAAATAGAAAGACTCTGCTGTCTGTGAGGAGATTCATCAGAAAATCCCCTCCAGACATTGTTTTATATTTTGAACGCCTTGATCTCGTTAACTTTGGTAATGGTGACTTTCCTCTTTTGAAGCTTATAACTGATGTTTTTGGTTCTGAAATTTGGTTCAACACAATCCTTGTAATGACCCATTCTTCCTCAGCTCTTCCTGAAGGGCCTACTGGGTATCCTGTCAGTTATGAATCTCATGTTGCGCAGTGCACCGAACTGGTGCAACACTATATACACCAAGCTGTGTCAGATTCCAAACTTGAAAATCTTGTGCTTTTGGTGGAAAATCACCCTCACTGCAGGACAAATGTGATGGGGGAGAAAATTCTTCCTAATGGGCAGGTTTGGAAGTCTCACTTCTTGTTACTATCTGTTTGTTACAAAGTTCTTAGTGACGCTAATGCTGTCTTGGATTTTCAAGACAGCTTCGAACTTGGGCCAGTGAGTGGTGCTCGGTCGCCTTCGCTGCCTCATCTTCTCTCATCTCTTCTGCGGCATCGCTCCCTGTCAAGCTCTAGTGAAACAGGCAATGAGAATGACGAGACTTTAACATCAGAACTAGAGGATGAAGATGAGTATGATCAGTTACCTCCAATTCGTATCCTGACAAAATCGCAGTTTGCAAAGTTGACGAACTCTCAGAAGAAGGACTATCTTGATGAGCTGGATTACCGGGAAACACTTTATTTGAAGAAACAGTTGAAAGAAGAGTCTCGGAGGAAGAGCGAGAGCAAGCTTGCTCAAGATGAAGGTTCTGCCAATGATGATATTTCTGATAACCAGGAAGCATCTCCAGAGGCTGTTTTGTTACCAGATATGGCAGTTCCTCCAAATTTTGACTCAGATTGCCCTGTACACAGATATCGATGCCTTGTTACAACTGACCGGTGGCTTCTGAGACCCGTTCTTGATCCCCACGGATGGGATCATGATGTGGGCTTCGATGGAATAAATTTGGAGGCAGCTGTGGAAACAAAGAAGAATGTCCTGGCCTCTGTCACAGGACAGATAAGCAAGGACAAGCAAGATTTCATCATTCAGTCCGAGTGTTCTGCAGCCTATGCCAATCCAAGGTGGCCCACATATGGCATGGGTCTTGATGCTCAGTCAGCTGGTAAAGATTTGATCTGTACTGTTCATAGTAGTGCAAAGGTTAGGAACTTGAAACACAATATCACAGAATGTGCAGTTTCTGTGACATCTTTTGGGAACAAGTATTATGTTGGGGGCAAGCTCGAAGATACCATTGCGGTTGGTAAGAGACTGAAGTTTGTAATGAATTTTGGTCAAATGGTTGGTCTTGAGCAAGTGGCGTATGGTGGGAGTCTCGAAGCCACTTTGAGAGGGAGAGACTATCCTGTGAAGAATGATTTTGTCAGCCTGACAATGACAGCCTTATCCTTTAATAAAGAAATGGTAATAAGTGGAAGTTTTCAGTCTGACTTTCGGCTGAACCGAGGCACAAAAATGTCATTTAATGCTAATTTAAATAACAGGAAAATGGGGCAAATCTGTGTAAAGACAAGCAGCAATGAGCATATGGGAATTGCTTTGATTGCATTAATCTCAATTTTGAGGGCTCTGTTTAGGAGAAAGGCAACCAGTGAATTAGACAAGCAAACACTGGAGAAAGGATAA